A region of Cellulophaga sp. RHA19 DNA encodes the following proteins:
- a CDS encoding lysophospholipid acyltransferase family protein → MFTFIKNIGHLIYRIWFYILVALPILLFFPLLFIFCIKEKWYPYFFWLARNLWARPILLGMGCPQQIKREQKIEKGKSYMLVANHTSMLDIMLMLRASRNPFVFVGKKELVKIPLFGFFYKRVCIMVDRSNTKSRTAVYMRAQRRLKQGLSICIFPEGGVPEEDVILDEFKDGAFKMAIAHKIPIVPMTFLDCKKRFSFTFFSGSPGLLRVKIHSFFETNELDEEHKATLREDVRNVILKELQSKKPTGISF, encoded by the coding sequence ATGTTCACTTTTATTAAAAACATAGGTCACCTAATTTACCGCATTTGGTTTTACATACTTGTGGCATTACCTATACTCTTATTTTTTCCGTTATTATTTATCTTTTGCATTAAAGAAAAATGGTATCCATACTTTTTTTGGTTAGCACGCAACCTTTGGGCAAGACCTATTTTATTAGGTATGGGTTGCCCGCAACAAATAAAAAGAGAACAAAAGATAGAAAAAGGAAAAAGCTATATGCTAGTTGCAAACCATACTAGTATGTTAGACATTATGCTAATGTTACGCGCTAGTAGAAACCCCTTTGTGTTTGTGGGCAAAAAAGAGTTGGTTAAAATTCCGCTATTTGGTTTCTTTTACAAACGTGTGTGTATTATGGTAGACCGCAGCAATACCAAAAGTAGAACTGCTGTATATATGCGTGCACAAAGAAGACTAAAACAAGGACTAAGTATTTGTATTTTTCCTGAAGGTGGCGTACCAGAAGAAGACGTTATTTTAGATGAGTTTAAAGATGGCGCTTTTAAGATGGCTATTGCTCATAAAATACCTATTGTGCCAATGACATTTTTAGACTGTAAAAAAAGATTTTCTTTTACCTTTTTTAGTGGAAGTCCGGGTTTATTGCGCGTAAAAATTCATTCCTTTTTTGAAACCAATGAGCTAGACGAAGAACATAAAGCAACATTAAGAGAAGATGTACGAAACGTTATACTTAAAGAGCTGCAAAGTAAAAAACCAACTGGTATATCTTTTTAA
- a CDS encoding outer membrane beta-barrel protein, with the protein MSKENLDKLFQDKFKDFGDVPDEKVWQKLNMSLDQKKKDRLVIPIWWKLGGIAAALALLFFAIKPFFKNDNAVVPVITDTEKVLPNTNVEVVSKDANIIEKDASNDSKSDLNIEEEVVVGTTSTKKNKETSVVKNTSVAHKKNASFNAFAATQKSGYRVNREGNTSLEAKNGYSNNVADASIKNKNAKQENLEAGNVDNVEAKSLSVLKDKKEEFLSKQIEKAVVDIDTVGKKSIYDAIKENKEETVASAKTDKWSVGANVAPVYFNSLKDGSPVDPSFVSNSKSGNVNMSYGVTVAYEVSKKLSIRSGVHKVDYGYNTNNVFFKSAFDPASNSMVNTIDYNASAESIVIQTNRDVLSEPSNSKLEEVSYAAKSTSREGKMVQQFGYLEVPLELNYALIDGNFGVHLIGGVSSLFLVDDSISLESENLVTKIGESNNINSLNFSTNIGFGLNYKFTPNMQLSVEPMFKYQLNTFSNTSGDFQPFSMGVYSGLSFKF; encoded by the coding sequence ATGAGTAAAGAAAATTTAGACAAGCTTTTTCAAGATAAGTTTAAGGACTTTGGAGATGTGCCAGACGAAAAAGTGTGGCAGAAGCTTAATATGTCTTTAGACCAAAAGAAAAAAGATAGACTTGTAATTCCTATTTGGTGGAAGCTTGGAGGAATAGCTGCTGCTTTAGCGCTATTGTTTTTTGCAATAAAACCTTTTTTTAAGAATGATAATGCAGTAGTGCCAGTAATTACAGATACAGAAAAGGTATTGCCTAATACTAATGTTGAGGTTGTTAGTAAAGATGCTAACATAATTGAGAAAGATGCATCTAATGACAGTAAGTCGGATTTAAATATTGAAGAAGAAGTAGTTGTTGGTACAACTAGTACTAAAAAGAATAAGGAAACTTCAGTTGTAAAAAATACATCTGTTGCTCATAAAAAAAATGCTAGTTTTAATGCTTTTGCAGCGACACAAAAGAGTGGCTATAGAGTAAATAGAGAGGGCAATACTTCTTTAGAAGCTAAAAATGGATATTCTAATAATGTTGCAGATGCTTCAATAAAGAATAAAAATGCTAAGCAAGAGAATTTAGAGGCTGGTAATGTGGATAATGTTGAAGCAAAGTCTTTATCGGTCTTAAAAGATAAAAAAGAAGAATTTTTGTCTAAACAAATAGAAAAAGCTGTTGTAGATATTGATACTGTTGGTAAAAAATCTATTTACGATGCCATAAAAGAGAACAAGGAAGAAACTGTTGCGTCTGCCAAAACGGACAAATGGTCTGTAGGAGCTAATGTTGCACCTGTGTATTTTAATTCTTTAAAAGATGGTTCTCCAGTAGATCCTAGTTTTGTATCTAACTCAAAATCCGGTAATGTAAATATGAGTTATGGTGTAACTGTGGCTTATGAGGTAAGTAAAAAATTGAGTATCCGCTCTGGTGTGCATAAAGTAGATTATGGCTATAATACCAATAATGTGTTTTTTAAGTCTGCATTTGATCCGGCAAGTAATAGTATGGTTAATACTATAGATTATAATGCAAGTGCAGAGAGTATTGTTATACAAACTAATAGAGATGTACTTTCGGAACCTAGTAATTCTAAGTTAGAAGAGGTTAGTTATGCCGCTAAAAGCACAAGTAGAGAAGGTAAAATGGTACAACAATTTGGGTATTTAGAAGTTCCTTTAGAGCTTAATTATGCGCTAATAGATGGTAATTTCGGTGTGCATTTAATTGGTGGTGTAAGTTCTTTGTTTTTGGTAGATGATTCTATCTCATTAGAATCGGAAAATTTAGTAACTAAAATAGGAGAGTCTAATAATATAAACAGTCTTAATTTTAGCACCAATATTGGGTTTGGATTAAACTATAAGTTTACGCCTAATATGCAGCTAAGTGTAGAGCCAATGTTTAAGTATCAGTTAAATACATTTTCTAATACTTCTGGAGATTTTCAGCCTTTTTCTATGGGTGTGTATAGTGGTCTTAGCTTTAAGTTTTAA
- a CDS encoding RNA polymerase sigma factor: MDLNETIHNCVKGNRAAQEQLYRHYAPMLYGVCLKYSKNKVEAEDNLHDSFMTIFDKIGQFKFNGSFDGWIKRITVNTVLQKYRKESYVAIKQEEEIEEPVEIEVGESSPSLSVLLGYIQELPYKYRTTFNLYVLDGYTHKEIGDLLGTTAGTSKSNLARARQILKGKIEKTKLKIVVAIVLFCLLQW, from the coding sequence TTGGACTTAAACGAAACTATACATAATTGTGTAAAGGGTAATAGAGCTGCGCAAGAGCAACTTTATCGCCATTACGCACCTATGCTTTATGGTGTTTGTTTAAAATATTCTAAAAACAAAGTTGAGGCAGAAGATAATTTACACGATAGTTTTATGACCATTTTTGATAAAATTGGTCAGTTTAAATTTAATGGCTCTTTTGATGGTTGGATAAAGCGCATTACTGTAAATACTGTTTTACAGAAGTATAGAAAAGAGAGCTATGTAGCAATTAAACAAGAAGAGGAGATAGAAGAGCCTGTAGAAATAGAGGTGGGCGAAAGTTCACCTTCATTGTCTGTTTTACTAGGTTATATACAAGAGTTGCCGTACAAATACAGGACAACATTTAATTTATATGTATTAGACGGCTATACGCACAAGGAAATAGGAGATTTGTTAGGTACAACAGCAGGGACATCTAAGTCTAATTTGGCTAGAGCACGACAAATTTTAAAGGGTAAAATAGAAAAAACAAAATTAAAAATAGTAGTAGCAATAGTGCTGTTTTGTCTTCTGCAATGGTAA
- the recA gene encoding recombinase RecA — protein sequence MSNEKEAKLKALKLTLDKLDKTYGKGAVMKMGDKVVEDVAVISSGSLGLDIALGVNGYPRGRVVEIYGPESSGKTTLTLHAIAETQKAGGIAAFIDAEHAFDRFYAEKLGVDIDNLIISQPDHGEQALEIADNLIRSGAIDIVIVDSVAALTPKSEIEGEMGDSKMGLHARLMSQALRKLTSSISKTNCTVIFINQLREKIGVMFGNPETTTGGNALKFYASVRLDIRRSTQIKSTDGDVLGNKTRVKVVKNKVAPPFRTTEFDIMYGAGISKVGEILDLGVQYEIIKKSGSWFSYGDTKLGQGRDAVKNILADNPELLEELEVKIKDAIKALAE from the coding sequence ATGAGCAACGAAAAAGAAGCAAAATTAAAAGCGTTAAAATTAACTTTAGACAAGCTAGATAAGACTTACGGTAAAGGTGCTGTAATGAAAATGGGTGATAAAGTTGTAGAGGATGTAGCTGTTATCTCTTCCGGATCTTTAGGTTTAGATATTGCCTTAGGTGTAAACGGTTATCCACGTGGTAGAGTGGTAGAAATATACGGTCCAGAATCTTCTGGTAAAACTACATTAACGTTGCACGCTATAGCAGAGACGCAAAAAGCAGGTGGTATTGCAGCATTTATTGATGCAGAGCACGCTTTTGATCGTTTTTATGCAGAAAAATTAGGAGTAGATATAGATAATTTAATTATTTCTCAGCCAGACCATGGTGAGCAGGCTTTAGAAATTGCAGATAATTTAATTAGATCTGGTGCTATTGATATAGTTATTGTGGATTCTGTTGCTGCTTTAACGCCTAAGAGTGAAATTGAAGGTGAAATGGGTGATTCTAAAATGGGATTACACGCAAGACTTATGTCACAAGCATTACGTAAGTTAACTAGTTCTATTAGTAAAACTAATTGTACTGTTATATTTATTAACCAGTTAAGAGAAAAAATTGGAGTTATGTTTGGTAACCCAGAAACTACTACTGGTGGTAATGCATTAAAATTTTACGCTTCTGTACGTTTAGATATTAGAAGGTCTACACAAATTAAAAGTACAGATGGTGATGTTTTAGGTAACAAAACACGTGTTAAGGTTGTTAAAAACAAAGTTGCACCACCATTTAGAACTACTGAGTTCGATATTATGTATGGAGCAGGTATATCTAAAGTGGGAGAAATTTTAGATTTAGGTGTGCAGTACGAAATAATTAAGAAAAGTGGGTCTTGGTTTAGTTATGGCGATACTAAACTTGGTCAAGGTAGGGATGCTGTTAAAAATATATTAGCAGATAACCCAGAATTGCTTGAAGAGTTAGAGGTTAAAATTAAAGATGCTATTAAGGCTCTTGCCGAATAA
- the trhO gene encoding oxygen-dependent tRNA uridine(34) hydroxylase TrhO yields the protein MQLYNTLSAKERAALIEEAGKERLTISFYKYAHIGNTSLFRDHLFITWDQMDVLGRIYVATEGINAQLSVPAENFNAFKEHLDSITFLENVRLNIAIEQDNMSFLKLKVKVRNKIVADGLNDDSFDVTNRGVHVNAEKFNELIEDPNTVLVDMRNHYESEIGHFKNAVTPDVDTFRDSLDIIENDLKDHKEDKKLVMYCTGGIRCEKASAYYKHKGFKNVYQLDGGIIEYTRQVNDKNLENKFIGKNFVFDHRRGERITNDVIANCHQCGEPCDEHVNCANEACHLLFIQCKKCAAEMDNCCSTECKDIHALPFEEQKELRRGKTVSNKIFKKGRSEVLKYKK from the coding sequence ATGCAACTGTACAATACATTAAGCGCCAAGGAAAGAGCAGCCCTTATTGAAGAGGCTGGTAAGGAACGCCTAACCATTTCTTTCTACAAATATGCGCACATAGGCAACACCTCTTTATTTAGAGATCACCTTTTTATTACCTGGGACCAGATGGATGTTCTTGGTCGTATTTACGTAGCCACAGAGGGTATAAATGCCCAATTATCTGTTCCTGCAGAAAATTTTAATGCCTTTAAAGAGCATTTAGATAGCATTACTTTTTTAGAAAATGTACGATTAAACATAGCTATTGAACAAGACAACATGTCCTTTTTAAAGCTAAAGGTAAAAGTGCGTAACAAAATTGTTGCAGATGGCTTAAATGATGACTCTTTTGATGTTACAAACAGAGGAGTACACGTTAATGCTGAAAAATTTAATGAGCTTATTGAAGATCCAAATACTGTTTTGGTAGATATGCGCAACCATTACGAGAGTGAAATTGGTCACTTTAAAAATGCTGTTACACCAGATGTGGACACTTTTAGAGATTCTTTAGATATTATAGAAAACGATTTAAAAGACCATAAAGAAGACAAAAAACTAGTAATGTATTGCACAGGGGGCATCCGTTGTGAAAAAGCCAGCGCATACTACAAACACAAAGGTTTTAAAAATGTATACCAACTAGATGGCGGTATTATAGAATACACTAGACAAGTAAACGATAAAAACTTAGAAAATAAGTTTATTGGCAAAAACTTTGTTTTTGACCACAGAAGAGGAGAACGCATTACTAATGATGTAATTGCAAATTGTCACCAATGTGGAGAACCTTGTGACGAGCACGTAAATTGCGCTAATGAAGCTTGCCATTTATTGTTTATACAATGTAAAAAATGCGCTGCAGAAATGGACAATTGCTGCTCCACAGAATGTAAAGATATACACGCATTACCTTTTGAAGAGCAAAAAGAATTGAGACGCGGAAAAACCGTTAGCAACAAAATATTTAAAAAAGGAAGATCTGAAGTTTTAAAATACAAAAAGTAA
- a CDS encoding PSP1 domain-containing protein, whose protein sequence is MGCSSCSTGKDGQPKGCKNNGTCGTDGCNKLTVFDWLSNMSLPNGAEPFNCVEVRFKNSRKEFFKNTDKLSLAIGDLVVTEAKSGYDVGMVTLTGELVRVQMKKKKVAIDSEDVLKLYRKANQKDVDTWQNCRDREEAIKKRAREIAIALKLQMKISDVEFQGDGSKATFYYTAEDRVDFRQLIKDMAKAFSIRIEMRQIGYRQEAQRLGGIGSCGRELCCSTWLTDFRSVSTAAARYQQLSLNPQKLAGQCGKLKCCLNYELDVYLDALKDFPGQDTKIFTEKGVAYCQKTDIFKEMLWFSYKDDPANWHMLTKHQVNELVALNRQKERITSLEDYAVEDVIEEKAMVFENVVGQDSLTRFDKPKKPNKKRRNNNNKKRNNNNNNNNNNNNNNNNNNNNNNNNNPKGKRPKPKSKPNPNNKENNAKSPAKKRPVANKKNNNPNSNNTNKKRPTKNAKK, encoded by the coding sequence ATGGGTTGTAGCAGTTGTTCAACTGGTAAAGACGGCCAACCAAAAGGATGTAAGAACAATGGTACTTGCGGAACAGATGGCTGTAATAAATTAACGGTTTTTGATTGGCTTTCTAATATGTCGTTGCCAAACGGCGCAGAGCCTTTTAATTGCGTAGAGGTACGCTTTAAAAACAGTAGAAAAGAATTTTTTAAAAATACAGATAAGTTATCTCTTGCAATAGGAGACTTAGTAGTAACCGAGGCCAAATCTGGTTATGATGTTGGTATGGTAACACTTACAGGCGAGCTTGTTAGAGTTCAAATGAAAAAGAAAAAAGTTGCTATAGATAGTGAAGATGTTTTAAAATTATACAGAAAAGCAAACCAGAAAGATGTAGACACATGGCAAAATTGCAGAGATCGTGAAGAAGCCATAAAAAAACGCGCTAGAGAAATTGCAATTGCATTAAAACTGCAAATGAAAATTTCTGATGTAGAGTTTCAAGGAGATGGCTCTAAGGCTACATTTTACTACACCGCAGAAGATAGAGTAGATTTTAGACAGCTGATAAAAGATATGGCAAAAGCATTTTCTATTCGTATAGAAATGCGTCAAATTGGATACAGACAAGAAGCACAACGCTTAGGAGGTATTGGCTCGTGTGGCAGGGAATTATGTTGCTCTACTTGGTTAACAGATTTTAGATCTGTTAGTACAGCTGCAGCTCGTTACCAACAGCTTTCTTTAAACCCACAAAAACTTGCTGGCCAATGTGGCAAGCTTAAGTGCTGTTTAAATTATGAGTTAGATGTATACCTAGATGCCTTAAAGGACTTTCCTGGTCAAGACACAAAAATATTTACAGAAAAAGGAGTTGCTTATTGTCAAAAAACCGACATTTTTAAGGAGATGCTATGGTTTTCATACAAGGATGATCCCGCTAACTGGCATATGCTTACCAAGCACCAAGTAAATGAACTTGTTGCCTTAAACAGACAAAAAGAGAGAATTACTAGTCTAGAAGATTATGCTGTAGAGGATGTAATTGAAGAAAAAGCAATGGTGTTTGAAAATGTTGTTGGCCAAGACAGCTTAACACGTTTTGACAAGCCTAAAAAACCTAACAAAAAGAGGCGCAACAATAACAATAAAAAGCGCAACAACAACAACAACAACAACAACAACAACAACAACAACAACAACAACAACAACAACAACAACAACAACAACAACCCTAAAGGTAAAAGGCCAAAACCAAAATCAAAACCTAACCCTAACAACAAGGAAAATAACGCCAAAAGCCCGGCTAAAAAAAGACCTGTTGCAAACAAAAAAAATAACAACCCAAATAGCAACAACACTAACAAAAAAAGACCCACAAAAAATGCTAAGAAATAG
- a CDS encoding gliding motility lipoprotein GldH — MLRNSFIIFLLVLLGACNSNIVETKYKATKNGVWNKDEPVDFSFNAPDTINRYNVFINLRNDNTFPYSNLFLISELSFPNGTIIKDTLEYQMAQPNGEWLGKGNGSVKENKLWLKENIVFPENGVYTLQISQAMRKNGSVNGVANLEGITDVGYQIEKIKE; from the coding sequence ATGCTAAGAAATAGTTTTATCATTTTTTTACTTGTACTCTTAGGAGCTTGCAACTCTAACATTGTAGAAACCAAATACAAGGCAACCAAAAATGGTGTCTGGAATAAAGATGAACCCGTAGATTTTTCTTTTAATGCCCCAGATACAATAAACAGATATAATGTTTTTATCAATCTAAGAAATGACAACACATTTCCTTACAGTAACTTATTTTTAATATCAGAATTAAGTTTCCCAAATGGAACCATTATAAAAGATACTTTAGAGTATCAAATGGCACAACCAAACGGCGAATGGCTAGGTAAAGGCAATGGCAGCGTTAAAGAAAATAAACTATGGCTTAAAGAAAACATCGTTTTTCCAGAAAACGGCGTATATACATTACAAATATCACAAGCTATGCGTAAAAACGGAAGCGTTAATGGCGTAGCAAATTTAGAAGGCATCACAGATGTTGGGTATCAAATAGAAAAAATTAAAGAATAG
- a CDS encoding penicillin-binding protein 1A — protein MAKAVKKKESKPFLKFVKWFWILFVVGIVSAVLVFLLASMGAFGELPDFERLENPQTNLASQIISSDGELLGKYYLDDNRTDVAYDQLPKHLVDALVATEDARYFEHSGIDARGTLRAFFYLGKKGGASTISQQLAKQLFTGLAARGWQRYTQKIKEWVIATRLERQYTKEEIIAMYFNIYDFGNNADGIRSASRIYFGKEPKDLDVKESAMLVGMFKNSSLYNPTPKRNPKGTLNRRNVVLAQMAKYGYITQKDKDSLQQIPLSLNFSPENHKEGLATYFRMYLQGFMNDWAKKNPKPALKGEREKWNLYLDGLKIYTTIDSRMQKNAEVAVEKHMTKLQAEFFVQNTPERNKNAPFLDLNKSEINRILERGMKSSDRWRAMKRNGKSEKEMRAIFEKPIPMKVFSWTSKTKNKDTVMSPLDSVRYHKSFLRTAMMSMEPQTGHVKAWVGGINYKYFQYDNVYSGSRQAGSTFKPFVYAAAIDQLRLSPCDSIMDTQHCIAAGKHGNTDAWCPKNSDGKYSGKMMTLKQALANSVNSVTAKLIDEVGPVPVVQMAKKLGISKELPEVPSIALGTADMSVYEMVGAYGAFANQGVYVKPVMVTRIEDKNGTVLYEYTPQTKDVMSKDVAYAVVNLMEGVTQGGSGTRLRHKYQANRRDYKEIMTGYPYELSNPIAGKTGTTQNQSDGWFMGMVPNLVTGVWVGGEDRATHFKSITYGQGAAMALPIWGMYMKANYANKDLGISDKAFTKPKNLSINVDCAKVRKEMQQDNKVEDDIDDLDF, from the coding sequence ATGGCAAAGGCTGTAAAGAAAAAAGAGAGTAAACCATTTTTAAAATTTGTAAAATGGTTTTGGATATTATTTGTAGTAGGTATAGTTTCTGCCGTACTAGTATTTCTGCTAGCATCTATGGGTGCATTTGGAGAATTACCAGATTTTGAACGTTTAGAAAACCCACAAACAAATTTAGCTAGTCAAATTATATCTTCTGACGGAGAACTTTTAGGTAAATATTATTTAGATGATAACAGAACAGATGTTGCTTATGACCAACTACCAAAACACTTGGTAGATGCCCTAGTTGCAACTGAAGATGCTCGTTATTTTGAACATTCTGGTATAGATGCACGTGGCACCTTAAGAGCATTTTTCTATTTAGGAAAAAAAGGTGGAGCTAGTACCATTTCTCAACAATTAGCTAAACAATTATTTACCGGCTTAGCTGCTAGAGGATGGCAACGTTACACTCAAAAAATTAAAGAATGGGTTATTGCAACTCGTTTAGAACGCCAATACACAAAAGAAGAAATTATAGCTATGTACTTTAACATCTATGATTTTGGTAACAATGCAGATGGTATACGTTCTGCTTCTCGTATTTACTTTGGTAAAGAACCTAAAGATTTAGATGTTAAGGAATCTGCTATGTTAGTAGGTATGTTTAAAAATTCATCTTTATACAACCCTACTCCTAAAAGAAACCCAAAGGGAACTTTAAACCGTAGAAATGTAGTTTTAGCACAAATGGCTAAATACGGCTACATTACCCAAAAAGACAAAGACTCTTTGCAACAAATACCTTTAAGCTTAAACTTTTCTCCTGAAAACCACAAAGAAGGTCTTGCCACATATTTTAGAATGTACTTGCAAGGTTTTATGAACGACTGGGCGAAGAAAAACCCTAAACCAGCTTTAAAAGGAGAAAGAGAAAAATGGAATCTGTATTTAGACGGATTAAAAATCTATACTACTATTGATTCTAGAATGCAAAAAAATGCAGAAGTAGCTGTAGAAAAACATATGACAAAACTACAGGCTGAGTTTTTTGTTCAAAACACACCTGAACGCAATAAAAATGCTCCGTTTTTAGACCTAAATAAGAGCGAAATTAATAGAATTTTAGAACGAGGCATGAAATCTTCTGACCGATGGAGAGCTATGAAAAGAAATGGCAAATCTGAAAAAGAAATGAGAGCCATTTTTGAAAAGCCAATTCCAATGAAGGTTTTTAGCTGGACAAGCAAAACAAAAAACAAAGACACAGTAATGTCTCCTTTAGACTCTGTTAGGTATCACAAATCTTTTTTAAGAACAGCAATGATGTCTATGGAACCACAAACAGGACATGTTAAAGCTTGGGTTGGCGGTATAAATTACAAGTATTTTCAGTATGACAATGTGTATAGTGGATCTAGACAAGCAGGTTCTACATTTAAACCATTTGTTTATGCTGCCGCTATAGACCAATTACGTTTATCTCCTTGTGATTCTATTATGGATACACAACATTGTATTGCTGCTGGTAAGCACGGCAATACAGATGCTTGGTGCCCTAAAAATTCAGACGGTAAGTATTCAGGAAAAATGATGACACTTAAACAGGCATTAGCAAATTCCGTAAATTCTGTCACAGCAAAACTAATAGATGAAGTTGGCCCTGTTCCTGTAGTCCAAATGGCAAAAAAATTAGGCATTTCTAAAGAGTTGCCAGAAGTACCATCTATTGCTTTAGGTACTGCAGATATGAGTGTATATGAAATGGTTGGTGCGTATGGTGCATTTGCAAACCAAGGTGTTTATGTAAAACCAGTAATGGTTACAAGAATTGAAGATAAAAACGGCACTGTTTTATATGAATACACCCCACAAACAAAAGACGTTATGAGTAAAGATGTTGCTTATGCCGTTGTAAACCTGATGGAAGGTGTAACACAAGGTGGTTCTGGAACAAGGCTAAGACACAAATACCAAGCAAATAGAAGAGATTATAAAGAAATTATGACTGGCTATCCTTACGAACTTAGCAATCCAATTGCTGGTAAAACAGGAACTACACAAAACCAAAGTGATGGTTGGTTTATGGGCATGGTACCAAACCTAGTTACTGGAGTTTGGGTTGGTGGTGAAGACAGAGCAACACACTTTAAAAGTATCACATACGGGCAAGGAGCAGCAATGGCATTACCTATTTGGGGTATGTATATGAAGGCAAATTATGCAAATAAAGATTTAGGGATATCTGATAAGGCATTTACCAAACCCAAAAACCTATCTATTAACGTAGATTGCGCTAAGGTTAGAAAAGAAATGCAACAAGACAACAAAGTTGAAGACGATATAGACGATCTTGATTTTTAA
- a CDS encoding CoA transferase subunit A, whose amino-acid sequence MIRKTVANVKEALKGVKDNMTFMVGGFGLCGIPENAISELVDLNVTGITCISNNAGVDDFGLGLLLQKRQVKKMVSSYVGENDEFERQMLSGELEVELTPQGTLAEKCRAAQSGFPAFYTPAGYGTEVAEGKETREFNGKMYVLEEAAKADFAFVKAWKGDEAGNLIFKGTARNFNAVMCGAATITVAEVEELLPAGSLDPNEIHVPGIFVQRIFQGKDYQKRIEQRTVRARG is encoded by the coding sequence ATGATTAGAAAAACAGTAGCAAACGTTAAAGAAGCACTTAAAGGCGTAAAAGACAATATGACTTTTATGGTTGGTGGTTTTGGCTTATGCGGCATTCCAGAAAACGCAATATCAGAATTGGTTGACCTGAATGTTACAGGCATAACTTGTATATCTAACAATGCAGGTGTAGATGATTTTGGTCTTGGTTTATTACTTCAAAAACGCCAAGTAAAAAAAATGGTATCCTCATATGTAGGTGAAAATGATGAGTTTGAAAGACAAATGCTAAGCGGTGAGTTAGAAGTAGAATTAACACCACAAGGCACCTTAGCAGAAAAATGCAGAGCTGCGCAATCTGGTTTCCCTGCATTTTATACTCCTGCTGGGTACGGTACAGAAGTAGCAGAAGGGAAAGAAACAAGAGAGTTTAACGGCAAAATGTATGTTTTAGAGGAAGCCGCAAAAGCAGACTTTGCTTTTGTAAAAGCTTGGAAAGGTGATGAAGCTGGCAACCTTATATTTAAAGGAACTGCTCGTAACTTTAATGCAGTAATGTGTGGCGCAGCTACAATAACTGTTGCAGAGGTTGAAGAGTTACTACCCGCAGGAAGTTTAGATCCTAATGAAATTCACGTTCCCGGTATATTTGTGCAACGAATTTTTCAAGGAAAAGACTATCAAAAAAGAATAGAACAACGTACCGTTAGAGCTAGAGGGTAA
- a CDS encoding 3-oxoacid CoA-transferase subunit B, with product MLDKNGIAKRIAKEVQDGFYVNLGIGIPTLVANFVNNDISVEFQSENGVLGMGPFPFEGEEDADIINAGKQTITTLPGASFFDSATSFGMIRGQHVDLTILGAMEVSENGDIANWKIPGKMVKGMGGAMDLVASAENIIVAMMHTNRAGESKLLDKCTLPLTGVGCVKKIVTNLAVLEVTKDGFLLLERAPGVSVEEIKKATKGTLIINGDVPEMDI from the coding sequence ATGCTAGATAAAAACGGAATAGCTAAACGTATAGCAAAGGAAGTACAAGACGGGTTTTATGTAAATCTTGGTATTGGTATACCAACGTTAGTAGCCAATTTTGTAAATAATGATATTAGTGTTGAGTTCCAGAGTGAAAATGGCGTATTAGGTATGGGTCCTTTTCCTTTTGAAGGCGAGGAAGATGCTGATATTATTAACGCCGGCAAACAAACCATTACAACGCTTCCTGGAGCTTCTTTTTTTGATTCTGCCACTAGTTTTGGAATGATAAGAGGACAACACGTAGACCTTACCATTTTAGGCGCTATGGAAGTTTCTGAAAACGGAGATATTGCCAACTGGAAAATTCCAGGTAAAATGGTAAAAGGCATGGGGGGCGCTATGGATTTAGTTGCTTCTGCCGAAAATATTATTGTTGCAATGATGCACACCAACCGCGCTGGCGAATCTAAATTACTAGACAAATGTACATTACCATTAACAGGCGTTGGTTGTGTAAAAAAGATAGTAACCAACCTTGCCGTTTTAGAGGTTACAAAAGACGGTTTTTTACTTTTAGAACGCGCACCAGGGGTATCTGTAGAGGAAATTAAAAAAGCCACAAAAGGAACATTAATTATTAATGGCGATGTTCCTGAGATGGATATTTAA